One Rossellomorea aquimaris DNA window includes the following coding sequences:
- the secG gene encoding preprotein translocase subunit SecG — MHTLLVTLLIIVSIALIAIVLLQSGKSAGLSGAISGGAEQLFGKQKARGIDLVLHRITIVLSVLFFVLTIAIVAI; from the coding sequence ATGCACACTTTATTAGTCACTTTACTTATTATTGTATCAATCGCACTTATCGCCATTGTATTACTTCAGTCAGGTAAAAGTGCTGGACTTTCAGGGGCCATCTCTGGTGGTGCAGAACAACTTTTCGGAAAACAAAAAGCTCGTGGTATTGACTTAGTACTGCACAGAATTACAATCGTATTATCGGTACTATTCTTCGTACTAACCATTGCCATCGTAGCTATCTAA
- the eno gene encoding phosphopyruvate hydratase, which yields MPFITDVYAREVLDSRGNPTIEVEVYTQSGAFGRALVPSGASTGEYEAVELRDGEKGRYLGKGVQKAVDNVNNEIAEELIGYDITEQVAIDQAMIALDGTENKGKLGANAILGVSMAVARAAADFFGVELYQYLGGFNAKQLPVPMMNIVNGGEHADNNVDIQEFMIMPVGASTFKEGLRMGTEIFHSLKSVLKGKGYNTAVGDEGGFAPNLKSNEEALSTIIEAIEKAGYKPGEEVLLAMDVAASEIYNKEDGKYHLSGEGVVRSSAEMVDWYEEMCNKYPIVSIEDGLDENDWDGFKLLTERIGKKVQLVGDDLFVTNTTKLSQGIEQGIGNSILIKVNQIGTLTETFDAIEMAKRAGYTAVISHRSGETEDSTIADIAVATNAGQIKTGAPSRTDRVAKYNQLLRIEDQLAHTAQYLGAKTFYNVNR from the coding sequence ATGCCATTTATTACAGACGTATACGCTCGTGAAGTATTGGATTCACGCGGTAACCCAACAATTGAAGTAGAAGTATATACACAATCAGGTGCTTTCGGACGCGCACTAGTTCCATCTGGAGCTTCAACTGGTGAATACGAAGCAGTTGAACTTCGTGACGGTGAAAAAGGCCGCTACCTTGGTAAAGGGGTACAAAAAGCAGTTGATAACGTAAACAACGAAATCGCTGAAGAACTGATCGGTTATGACATCACTGAGCAAGTAGCAATCGACCAGGCAATGATCGCTCTTGACGGTACAGAAAACAAAGGCAAACTGGGTGCGAATGCAATCCTTGGTGTATCCATGGCTGTTGCTCGTGCAGCTGCTGACTTCTTCGGAGTGGAATTATACCAATACCTTGGCGGATTCAACGCGAAGCAACTTCCAGTGCCAATGATGAACATCGTTAATGGTGGAGAGCACGCTGACAACAACGTAGACATCCAGGAATTCATGATCATGCCTGTAGGAGCTTCTACATTTAAAGAAGGTCTGCGCATGGGTACAGAAATCTTCCACAGCCTTAAATCGGTTCTTAAAGGTAAAGGCTACAACACTGCAGTAGGTGACGAAGGTGGATTCGCTCCAAACCTTAAGTCAAACGAAGAGGCACTATCTACAATTATTGAAGCAATCGAAAAAGCTGGTTACAAGCCAGGAGAAGAAGTTCTTCTTGCTATGGACGTTGCAGCTTCTGAAATCTACAACAAAGAAGACGGTAAGTACCATCTTTCTGGAGAAGGCGTTGTCCGTTCATCTGCAGAAATGGTTGATTGGTATGAAGAAATGTGCAACAAATATCCAATCGTTTCCATCGAAGACGGTCTTGACGAAAACGACTGGGATGGTTTCAAACTTCTGACTGAGCGTATCGGTAAGAAAGTTCAGCTAGTTGGGGATGACTTATTCGTTACAAACACAACTAAGCTTTCTCAAGGTATCGAGCAGGGTATCGGTAACTCCATCCTGATCAAAGTGAACCAAATCGGTACACTTACTGAAACATTCGATGCAATCGAAATGGCGAAACGCGCTGGTTACACAGCGGTCATCTCTCACCGTTCTGGTGAAACAGAAGACAGCACAATCGCTGACATTGCAGTAGCAACAAACGCTGGTCAAATCAAGACAGGTGCACCATCACGTACAGACCGCGTAGCGAAATACAACCAACTTCTTCGTATCGAAGATCAATTAGCTCACACAGCTCAATATCTTGGAGCGAAAACATTCTATAACGTAAATCGCTAA
- the gpmI gene encoding 2,3-bisphosphoglycerate-independent phosphoglycerate mutase, giving the protein MSKSPVALIILDGFACRNTKEGNAVAQANKPNFDRLWNQYPHNQLTASGEAVGLPEGQMGNSEVGHLNIGAGRIVYQSLTRVNLAIREGEFETNATFLDAINHAKAKGTNLHIFGLLSDGGVHSHIEHLYALLGLAAKEGIKNVYVHAFLDGRDVGPQTAKGYIQDAEAKMKEIGVGQFATISGRYYSMDRDKRWERVEKSYRAMVYGEGPSYHDPMELVNDSYENGIYDEFVIPSVMTKENGEPVATIKDDDAVIFYNFRPDRAIQISNTFANADFRSFERGEKHPKNLHFVCLTRFSETVNGFVAFKPTNLDNTLGEVLSQNGLKQLRIAETEKYPHVTFFMSGGREEEFPGEKRILIDSPKVATYDLKPEMSAYEVTDALLEEIREDRQDAIILNFANPDMVGHSGMLEPTIKAVETVDECLGKIIDLITEKGGTAIITADHGNADEVLTEEGKPMTAHTTNPVPVIVTKEGIELREGGKLGDLAPTMLDLLNVNQPAEMTGKSLIKK; this is encoded by the coding sequence ATGAGTAAGTCACCAGTAGCGTTAATCATCTTAGATGGTTTTGCTTGCCGTAACACAAAAGAAGGAAACGCTGTAGCCCAAGCGAACAAGCCGAACTTTGATCGTTTGTGGAATCAGTACCCTCACAATCAATTAACTGCAAGTGGCGAAGCAGTAGGGCTTCCTGAAGGACAAATGGGGAATTCCGAAGTGGGTCACTTAAATATTGGTGCCGGACGAATCGTGTACCAAAGCTTAACCCGTGTGAATTTAGCGATTCGTGAAGGTGAATTCGAAACGAATGCCACTTTCCTTGATGCGATCAATCACGCGAAAGCAAAAGGAACGAATCTTCATATCTTTGGACTTCTTTCTGATGGAGGGGTTCACAGTCACATTGAACATCTTTATGCTCTTCTTGGTTTAGCAGCAAAAGAAGGCATTAAGAATGTGTATGTTCATGCTTTCCTTGATGGACGTGACGTTGGACCGCAAACAGCGAAAGGGTACATCCAGGATGCCGAAGCGAAAATGAAAGAAATCGGTGTGGGTCAATTTGCTACGATTTCTGGTCGTTACTATTCCATGGACCGTGACAAGCGCTGGGAACGTGTTGAGAAATCCTACCGTGCCATGGTATACGGCGAAGGCCCAAGCTATCATGATCCGATGGAACTTGTGAACGATTCATACGAAAATGGTATCTATGATGAATTCGTCATTCCATCTGTTATGACAAAAGAAAACGGAGAGCCGGTTGCAACGATTAAAGACGATGATGCTGTGATTTTTTACAACTTCCGTCCTGATCGTGCGATTCAAATATCGAATACATTTGCGAATGCAGACTTCCGTTCATTTGAGCGTGGAGAGAAGCATCCGAAGAACCTTCACTTTGTCTGCTTAACGCGATTCAGTGAAACGGTAAATGGATTTGTTGCATTCAAACCGACAAATCTTGATAATACACTCGGAGAAGTCCTTTCCCAAAACGGACTGAAGCAATTGCGTATCGCCGAGACGGAGAAATATCCTCATGTCACCTTCTTTATGAGCGGTGGTCGTGAAGAGGAATTCCCGGGGGAAAAACGGATCCTGATCGATTCTCCTAAAGTGGCAACGTATGACCTGAAGCCTGAAATGAGCGCGTATGAAGTGACGGATGCCTTACTTGAAGAGATCCGTGAAGACCGTCAGGATGCAATTATCCTGAACTTTGCAAACCCTGACATGGTCGGGCACTCAGGTATGCTTGAGCCGACGATCAAAGCGGTTGAAACAGTCGATGAGTGCCTTGGGAAAATCATTGACCTCATCACTGAAAAAGGTGGAACAGCCATCATAACAGCAGACCACGGGAATGCAGATGAAGTTCTGACCGAAGAAGGTAAACCTATGACGGCTCACACGACGAACCCGGTTCCCGTCATCGTCACGAAAGAAGGAATCGAGCTTCGTGAAGGTGGAAAGCTAGGAGACCTTGCACCAACTATGCTAGATTTATTAAATGTTAATCAACCAGCTGAAATGACTGGAAAATCACTAATTAAAAAATAA
- the tpiA gene encoding triose-phosphate isomerase produces MRKPIIAGNWKMNKTLSEAKSFTEEVQGLVPDQEVVDSVICSPALFLESLVNISKEYKVEIGAQNMHFEENGAFTGEVSPVALSDLGVKYVILGHSERREMFNETDESVNKKTLAAFKNGLTPIVCVGETLEQRENNETKDLVGSQVKKALAGLSADQVKHTVIAYEPIWAIGTGKSSTAEDANEVCAHIRQVVAGEFSQEAADAVRIQYGGSVKPNNIKEYMAQSDIDGALVGGASLEPQSFLQLLEGASTHE; encoded by the coding sequence ATGCGTAAACCGATCATTGCAGGTAACTGGAAAATGAACAAAACGCTATCGGAAGCAAAATCTTTTACTGAAGAAGTACAAGGATTAGTTCCTGATCAAGAGGTTGTCGATTCTGTCATTTGTTCTCCAGCTCTATTTTTAGAAAGCTTAGTGAACATTTCAAAAGAATACAAGGTAGAAATTGGTGCTCAAAATATGCACTTCGAAGAAAACGGAGCATTCACAGGGGAAGTCAGTCCTGTAGCGCTTTCTGATTTAGGCGTAAAGTATGTCATCCTTGGACACTCAGAGCGTCGTGAAATGTTCAATGAAACAGACGAGTCAGTGAACAAAAAGACTCTTGCTGCTTTCAAAAACGGCTTAACTCCAATCGTTTGTGTAGGGGAGACGCTCGAGCAACGCGAAAACAACGAAACGAAAGATCTTGTAGGCAGCCAAGTGAAAAAAGCACTTGCCGGTCTATCAGCAGATCAAGTGAAACACACTGTCATTGCTTATGAGCCAATCTGGGCAATCGGAACAGGTAAATCGTCTACAGCCGAAGATGCGAACGAAGTATGTGCTCATATCCGTCAAGTGGTTGCAGGAGAATTTTCTCAAGAAGCAGCAGACGCAGTGAGAATTCAATACGGCGGTAGTGTAAAACCTAACAATATTAAAGAATACATGGCCCAATCAGATATCGATGGTGCCCTTGTAGGTGGAGCAAGCCTTGAACCACAAAGCTTCTTGCAGCTTTTAGAAGGGGCAAGCACACATGAGTAA
- a CDS encoding phosphoglycerate kinase, which yields MNKKSIKDVDVRGKRVFCRVDFNVPMSEGKITDETRIQAALPTIKYLVDGGAKVILASHLGRPKGEVVEGLRLTPVAERLSELLGKNVSKADEAYGEAVQSKISDMSEGDVLVLENVRFYPGETKNDPELAKEFAALADLYVNDAFGAAHRAHASTEGIAKHLPAVAGLLMEKELDVLGKALSNPERPFTAIVGGAKVKDKIGVIDNLLDKVDNLIIGGGLAYTFVKAQGHEVGKSLLEEDKIDLAKQFMKKAEDKGVKFLMPVDVVVADDFSNDANTKEVDIDSIPSDWEALDIGPKTRALFQDTIKSSKLVIWNGPMGVFELETFANGTKAVAEALADATDTYSVIGGGDSAAAVEKFGYADKMSHISTGGGASLEFMEGKELPGVVALNDK from the coding sequence ATGAACAAAAAGTCGATTAAAGATGTCGATGTAAGAGGAAAACGCGTATTTTGCCGTGTAGACTTCAATGTACCGATGTCTGAAGGCAAGATTACAGATGAAACTCGTATTCAAGCTGCTCTTCCTACTATCAAGTACTTAGTGGATGGCGGAGCGAAAGTCATTCTGGCTAGTCACTTAGGTCGTCCTAAAGGTGAAGTGGTGGAAGGGCTGCGCTTAACCCCGGTAGCCGAAAGACTTTCCGAACTTCTTGGGAAAAATGTATCTAAAGCGGATGAAGCTTATGGTGAAGCTGTTCAATCCAAGATCAGCGACATGTCCGAAGGCGACGTTCTGGTACTGGAAAACGTCCGTTTCTACCCGGGAGAAACTAAGAATGATCCTGAACTCGCAAAAGAATTTGCAGCTCTGGCTGATCTTTATGTAAACGATGCATTTGGTGCCGCTCACCGTGCTCATGCTTCTACTGAAGGAATTGCCAAGCACCTTCCCGCTGTAGCAGGCCTTCTAATGGAGAAAGAGCTGGACGTATTAGGAAAAGCTCTATCTAACCCTGAACGCCCATTTACAGCGATCGTTGGTGGAGCAAAAGTAAAAGATAAAATCGGTGTCATTGACAACCTATTAGATAAAGTGGACAACCTGATCATTGGTGGAGGACTTGCTTACACATTTGTGAAAGCCCAAGGCCATGAGGTAGGGAAATCCCTTCTTGAAGAAGACAAGATTGATTTAGCGAAGCAATTCATGAAAAAAGCAGAGGATAAAGGCGTCAAATTCCTTATGCCTGTTGATGTAGTCGTTGCTGATGACTTCTCAAATGATGCAAATACGAAGGAAGTGGATATCGATTCGATTCCTTCTGATTGGGAAGCACTTGATATCGGGCCTAAAACTAGAGCGTTATTCCAGGATACGATCAAAAGCTCTAAGCTTGTAATCTGGAACGGACCGATGGGTGTATTCGAATTAGAAACATTTGCAAATGGAACGAAAGCCGTAGCGGAGGCGTTAGCCGATGCAACAGATACATATTCTGTTATCGGTGGCGGTGACTCTGCAGCAGCCGTTGAAAAATTCGGCTATGCTGACAAGATGAGTCATATTTCTACAGGTGGTGGAGCTTCACTAGAGTTCATGGAAGGAAAAGAACTTCCTGGAGTAGTGGCTCTTAACGATAAATAA
- the gap gene encoding type I glyceraldehyde-3-phosphate dehydrogenase has translation MATKIGINGFGRIGRNVFRAALKNNDVEVVAVNDLTDANMLAHLLQYDTVHGTLQEKVTVDGDYLVVGGKKVKVLAERDPAQLGWGDLGVDIVVESTGRFTKRADAAKHIEAGAKKVIISAPASDEDITVVMGVNEDKYDAASHDVISNASCTTNCLAPFAKVLNDKFGIKRGMMTTIHSYTNDQQILDLPHKDYRRARAAAENMIPTTTGAAKAVSLVLPELKGKLNGGAVRVPTPNVSLVDLVAELDKNVTAEDVNAALKEAAEGDLKGILAYSEEPLVSTDYNGSPASSTIDALSTMVLEDNMVKVISWYDNESGYSNRVVDLAGYIASKGL, from the coding sequence ATGGCAACAAAAATTGGTATTAACGGATTTGGACGTATCGGACGTAATGTATTCCGTGCAGCACTTAAAAATAATGACGTAGAGGTAGTAGCAGTTAATGACTTAACTGATGCAAACATGCTTGCTCACCTTTTACAATATGATACAGTTCACGGAACTCTTCAAGAGAAAGTAACTGTTGACGGTGACTACCTTGTAGTTGGCGGTAAAAAAGTAAAAGTATTAGCTGAGCGCGATCCTGCTCAACTTGGTTGGGGAGATCTTGGTGTAGATATCGTTGTTGAATCTACTGGACGTTTCACAAAGCGTGCTGACGCTGCGAAACATATCGAAGCTGGTGCGAAGAAAGTCATCATTTCTGCTCCTGCATCAGATGAAGACATCACAGTGGTTATGGGTGTTAACGAAGACAAGTATGATGCGGCTAGCCACGATGTTATCTCTAATGCTTCTTGTACAACAAACTGCTTAGCGCCATTCGCTAAAGTTCTTAACGATAAATTCGGAATCAAGCGTGGAATGATGACAACAATTCACTCTTACACAAACGACCAACAAATCTTAGACTTACCACATAAAGATTACCGTCGTGCACGTGCAGCTGCTGAGAACATGATTCCAACAACTACAGGTGCTGCGAAAGCTGTATCTCTTGTTCTTCCTGAGCTTAAAGGGAAACTGAACGGTGGAGCGGTTCGTGTTCCAACTCCAAACGTTTCTCTAGTAGACTTAGTAGCTGAACTTGATAAAAACGTAACAGCTGAAGATGTGAATGCTGCGCTTAAAGAAGCGGCTGAAGGCGATCTTAAAGGAATCCTTGCTTACAGCGAAGAGCCTTTAGTATCAACTGATTACAACGGTAGCCCGGCATCTTCTACAATCGACGCATTATCTACAATGGTTCTAGAAGACAACATGGTAAAAGTTATCTCTTGGTATGACAACGAGAGCGGATACTCTAACCGTGTAGTTGACCTTGCAGGTTATATCGCTTCTAAAGGACTTTAA
- a CDS encoding sugar-binding transcriptional regulator yields the protein MESLIDIQKRLLPDLLEVMQKRHQILRSIRFMQPVGRRSLALNMGMTERVLRSEVEFLNNQDLIDIKTSGMIMTEDGIQLLESLESMMREVSGINVMEQELKSLLNLHEIVIVPGNSDESPWVKEELGRASASSMKRRLKGNTIIAVTGGSTMAAVAEMLTPDFSDDTLFVPARGGIGEDVKNQANTICAKMAEHTRTRHRVLYVPDQVSKEVYKSFLKEPMIKEVLNLIKSANMVLHGIGDAITMAERRKTTDEDFEKITDGHAVGEAFGYYFNEAGEVVHKVPTIGLQLEDLSHIESVIAVAGGNSKAKAIRAYMKSAPPKTVLITDEGAARELLKG from the coding sequence ATGGAATCTTTAATTGACATACAAAAGCGATTATTACCTGACCTGCTTGAAGTTATGCAAAAAAGGCATCAAATTCTTCGTTCCATCCGGTTCATGCAGCCTGTCGGACGCAGAAGTCTTGCTCTGAACATGGGCATGACCGAACGTGTACTGAGAAGCGAAGTGGAGTTCCTGAACAACCAAGATCTCATTGATATCAAAACCTCTGGAATGATCATGACGGAGGATGGCATTCAGCTTTTGGAAAGCCTTGAAAGCATGATGAGGGAAGTTTCGGGAATCAACGTAATGGAGCAGGAATTAAAATCTTTACTTAATCTTCATGAAATTGTAATCGTTCCTGGGAATAGTGATGAGTCTCCTTGGGTAAAAGAAGAATTAGGGCGTGCATCAGCTTCTAGTATGAAACGCCGCCTGAAAGGAAATACTATCATCGCTGTGACTGGAGGCTCGACGATGGCCGCTGTAGCAGAGATGCTTACACCGGATTTCTCTGACGATACCTTGTTTGTTCCTGCTCGGGGTGGAATTGGAGAAGACGTTAAAAACCAGGCTAACACCATATGTGCCAAGATGGCTGAGCATACGAGAACGCGGCATCGTGTTTTATATGTGCCGGATCAGGTTAGTAAAGAAGTATACAAGTCCTTCTTGAAAGAACCGATGATCAAAGAAGTTTTGAATTTGATCAAATCGGCTAACATGGTTCTCCATGGGATTGGGGATGCTATCACAATGGCCGAAAGACGAAAGACCACTGATGAGGACTTTGAGAAAATCACAGATGGTCATGCTGTCGGGGAGGCATTTGGGTATTATTTTAACGAAGCGGGTGAAGTGGTACATAAGGTGCCAACGATCGGCCTGCAATTAGAAGATTTAAGTCACATCGAAAGCGTCATCGCCGTCGCAGGCGGCAACTCGAAAGCGAAAGCGATTCGGGCGTATATGAAGAGTGCTCCACCGAAAACCGTGCTTATCACGGATGAGGGAGCTGCGAGAGAGCTTTTAAAAGGGTAA
- a CDS encoding glutaredoxin family protein: MNQVLLYTRNQCGLCEDAKITLKLLQDEMGFSIEERNIDKNDELTERFGLMIPVVELNGEILQYGQIDYFTLSKRLHEKTR; this comes from the coding sequence ATGAACCAAGTCCTACTCTATACGCGAAACCAATGCGGACTATGTGAAGACGCAAAAATCACCTTGAAACTACTTCAGGATGAGATGGGGTTTTCCATTGAAGAAAGAAATATAGATAAAAATGATGAACTGACCGAACGTTTCGGATTGATGATTCCTGTCGTGGAACTGAACGGGGAAATCCTCCAGTATGGGCAAATTGATTATTTTACGCTCAGCAAGCGTTTACATGAAAAAACCCGATAG
- the rpoN gene encoding RNA polymerase factor sigma-54, with translation MNLKAGLFQNQQLKLQMTQQLSQAITILQYSTMELNAYLEAKQLENPLIQLEPPKQDHLHQREPHTFKRNAGKNENTVDWYEYVSVPKKSLADALSVQLNLKSLTSSGRKIMEELIYSLDDNGYLRVDEESFIHKHSLEMVQLENYINKVQELEPAGIGARSLQECISLQLQRKANVPPLVTMIVDNHFQDFAEKKWKAIAKDLSVELKDIQQAADFIQHCNPRPGSKYSQHIAEYIIPELVVKVIDGHTVAVSLYDGTTINVTYNEEYTDFLEHHPDKEVQSYLQEKEQDFQWLLQSLRQRKQTILKVGKMLAEKQKSFFLKGPSAIQPLTLKQVADEIDVHESTISRAVKGKYMQTPYGIYELKYFFTSAIKSVKHEDSEKASATSVKNVLQKLIDEEDKKKPLSDQKIVNLLLDKGYDVSRRTIAKYRDQLGIASSTMRKRYE, from the coding sequence ATGAATTTGAAAGCAGGACTTTTTCAAAATCAACAATTAAAACTTCAAATGACGCAGCAGCTTTCTCAAGCCATCACCATCCTCCAATATTCTACGATGGAACTGAATGCTTATCTAGAAGCTAAGCAATTAGAGAATCCCCTTATACAATTAGAACCGCCAAAGCAAGACCACCTTCATCAACGAGAACCTCATACGTTTAAACGAAATGCCGGAAAGAACGAAAACACGGTGGATTGGTATGAATATGTATCAGTGCCAAAGAAGTCCCTTGCGGATGCACTATCTGTTCAATTAAATTTGAAATCGCTTACTTCTTCAGGAAGAAAGATAATGGAAGAATTAATATACAGCTTGGATGACAATGGTTATTTGAGAGTAGACGAAGAATCCTTTATTCATAAACATAGTTTGGAAATGGTTCAACTAGAAAACTATATTAATAAGGTACAAGAATTAGAACCAGCCGGTATAGGAGCGAGATCCCTGCAGGAGTGCATATCCCTTCAGCTGCAGAGGAAAGCTAATGTTCCTCCTCTGGTTACGATGATTGTTGATAATCATTTTCAAGATTTTGCTGAAAAAAAGTGGAAAGCAATCGCCAAGGATCTTTCGGTTGAACTAAAAGACATCCAACAAGCGGCTGACTTCATTCAGCATTGCAATCCGAGACCCGGCTCAAAATATTCTCAGCATATCGCTGAATACATTATTCCTGAGCTGGTCGTGAAAGTGATCGACGGACATACCGTGGCCGTATCCTTGTATGATGGGACAACCATTAACGTCACATATAATGAAGAGTACACAGATTTCCTTGAGCATCACCCTGATAAGGAAGTCCAGTCTTATCTACAGGAAAAAGAGCAGGACTTCCAGTGGCTGCTGCAAAGTTTAAGGCAGCGAAAGCAGACAATCCTGAAAGTAGGGAAAATGCTTGCTGAGAAGCAAAAATCCTTCTTTCTTAAAGGCCCATCAGCCATCCAGCCTTTGACCTTGAAGCAGGTGGCCGATGAAATCGATGTTCATGAATCCACTATAAGCCGGGCTGTAAAAGGAAAGTATATGCAAACACCTTATGGAATTTATGAATTGAAGTATTTCTTCACTTCAGCAATCAAATCCGTCAAGCATGAGGATTCCGAAAAAGCATCTGCGACGAGCGTGAAGAATGTGCTGCAAAAGCTGATCGATGAAGAAGACAAGAAGAAGCCACTATCAGACCAGAAAATTGTCAATCTTTTATTGGATAAAGGTTATGATGTATCAAGAAGGACGATTGCTAAATACCGCGATCAATTAGGGATTGCTTCTTCCACGATGAGGAAGAGGTATGAATAA
- the clpP gene encoding ATP-dependent Clp endopeptidase proteolytic subunit ClpP — MNLIPTVIEQTNRGERAYDIYSRLLKDRVIMLGSGIDDNVANSIVAQLLFLESENPEKDISIYINSPGGSITAGMAIYDTIQYIKPDVQTICIGMAASMGAFLLAAGAKGKRLALPNAEVMIHQPLGGAQGQATEIEIAAKRILFLREKLNQILADRTGQPLDVISKDTDRDNFMTAERALDYGLIDRIITRNDMNNK, encoded by the coding sequence ATGAATTTAATTCCTACAGTAATTGAACAAACAAACCGCGGCGAACGTGCGTATGACATTTATTCACGTTTATTGAAAGACCGTGTAATCATGCTTGGAAGCGGCATTGATGACAATGTGGCAAACTCCATTGTAGCACAACTTCTTTTCCTTGAATCTGAAAACCCGGAGAAGGATATTTCGATTTACATAAACTCTCCTGGCGGAAGCATCACGGCGGGTATGGCAATCTACGATACAATCCAATACATCAAGCCTGATGTACAAACGATTTGTATCGGTATGGCTGCTTCAATGGGTGCGTTCCTTCTTGCGGCAGGTGCAAAAGGTAAGCGATTAGCCCTTCCGAACGCTGAAGTGATGATTCACCAACCACTTGGTGGAGCTCAAGGTCAAGCTACGGAAATCGAAATCGCAGCGAAGCGTATTCTATTCCTTCGTGAAAAACTGAATCAAATCCTTGCTGATCGCACTGGTCAACCACTTGATGTGATTTCAAAAGATACAGATCGTGATAACTTCATGACGGCTGAAAGAGCCCTTGATTATGGATTGATCGATCGCATCATCACTCGTAACGATATGAATAATAAATAA